CAGGCTTCGCAGCTCCTATGTATCCGCGATCATCAGCATCGCGTTGGTGCTGTTCCTGGTCGGCTTGCTGGGTCTGCTCATCCTGGAAGCGCGCCGGCTTTCGGAGTATGTGCGGGAGCACGTACAGGTGAGTATTTTCCTGCAGGATAATCTGAAAGACGAGCAGCTAAACGCGTTCATGCAGGAACTGGAAAGCATGTCGGAAGTACGACAGGCACGCTACGTTTCGAAGGAAGCCGCGCTGGACAGCTTGAAAAAGGAGCTCGGAGAAGAAGCGACCGGTATGCTCGAGGCGAATCCCTTACCGGCCACGATCGACCTGAAAGTACGCGCGGAGTACGCGGATCCTGACAGCCTGAAGGCCTTGCAGACGCATCTGCAGGCACGTTCGGAACTGGTACGGGAAGTGGTTTACCAGCAGACGGAAGTGGAGCGCATCAACAAGAATTTCCGGACGGTCGCCTTGGTGGTCTTCGCGTTCAGCCTGTTGTTGCTGGTGGTCGCGATCGCGCTCATCAACAACACCATTCGTCTGACGCTGTTCTCCCGACGGTTTACGATCAAGAGTATGCAACTGGTCGGAGCGACCCGCGGGTTCATTCGCCGTCCGTTTCTGCTGCGTTCCTTACTGCACGGGATCTATGCGTCTTTGATCGCCTGTATCCTGCTCTCGGGACTCTATGCCTTGCTCTATGCCCGCGTTCCCGAGCTGGCAGGCTTGCTGGATTTCCAAACCCTGGGTCTGTTGTTCGGCGGTGTCGTGGTGCTGGGGATGATCATTTCCGGCGTAAGCACCTTTTTCGCCGTGAACCGTTACCTGCGGCTTCACCTGGACGAGCTGTATTACTAAGGCCGGCATTTTTCCGGAAAACGCTATACTTGCATCCGCAACCGCATTTCCATGGCCAAGAAAGAGACCAAATCCACGATCGACTTCCCCTTCGGGCGGGAGAACTATGTACTGATGCTAATCGGTATAGTGGTGATTTTCATTGGTTTCGCCCTGATGGCCGGCGGCGGATCCGACGATCCTGCCGTTTGGAATCCGGAAATCTTCAGTGCACGCCGCATTACCGTGGCCCCGATCGTTGTCATGATCGGATTCGTCATTGAGGTCGTTGCCATCGTGAAGAAGTCGAAGGAATGATCCGTTCCACGCTTCGACGACCGCTCCTTTCCCACCCGATCAACTCCTTATCTGCATGAACTACGCTCAGGCAGTGGTCCTCGCTATTGTCGAAGGCCTGACCGAATTCCTGCCGGTCTCTTCGACCGGGCACATGATCATCGCTTCTTCGGTGATGGGCATCGCGCAGGAGAGTTACACCAAGACCTTCACCGTGGCCATTCAGTTCGGCGCGATCCTGTCGGTGGTGCTGTTGTATTGGAAAAAGTTCCTGCCGCAGGGCAGTGACTGGGCGGGGATGATCCGGTTTTACCGCAGGCTGATCATCGCGTTCATTCCCGCGGTGATCTTCGGTTTGCTCTTGAAAAAATACATCGATCAGTTGTTGGAGAACGTGATCGTTGTCGCCGTCGCCTTGCTGGTGGGCGGTATCATCTTCCTCTTTCTCGACAAGTGGTTCAAAGCCGCGGAAGAACGCGGCGAGCCCGAGCTGACCAACGACGGTAAGGCGTTCCGCATCGGCTTTTTCCAGGTGCTGGCGATGGTTCCGGGAGTTTCGCGTTCGGCCGCTACCATCATTGGCGGACTCACCCAGGGTCTGAATAAAAAAGCGGCGGCGGAATTTTCCTTCTTCCTCGCCGTGCCGACCATGTTCGCCGCCACGGTCAAGGACCTGTGGGACTTTCACCACGAGGGTGGCGGATTCACCGGCGATCAGTTGCCGGTGCTGGTCGTTGGCAACCTGGTAGCATTCGTCGTTGCCGTCCTGGCGATCCGATCGTTCATCGGCTACCTGACGAAGCACGGCTTCCGGGTGTTTGGTTACTACCGGATTCTGGTCGGACTGGCGATCCTGGTGCTGCATTTTCTGGGCATCGACCTGCAAATGTTCTGATCGCGCGGACATGTATTCTCCCGAAACGGACCTGCTGACAGGGCGGGTTTTACTGATCGACAAACCCGAAGGCTGGACCTCGTTCGATGCCGTGAACAAAGTGAAGCGAGCCTTGCTGCATGCGGCATTGCAGGGTGTGGAACAAGCAGAGGAACGGAAGCGCATCAAGAAAAAACTCAAGATCGGTCATGCCGGAACGCTCGACCCGTTGGCGACCGGATTGTTGGTCGTGTGTACCGGTCCGAAGACCAAGACCATTTCCGAAATTCAGGATGCGGAAAAAGAATACACCGGAACCATTTTGGTCGGTGCGACGACACCTTCGTATGACCGCGAGTTACCTCCGGACCGGCACTACCCGACCGATCACATCCGCGAATCGGATATACTGGAAGCGACCCGTTCGCTGACGGGAATGCAGGAACAATTGCCGCCAGCCTTTTCCGCGCTGAAGGTCGGTGGTAAACGCGCCTATGAACTCGCGCGACAGGGGAAGGAAGTGGAGATGAAACCGAGGACCGTCGAGATCCTGGAGTTTACGATCACTGACAATCGGTTTCCGGAACTCGACTTCCGCGTCCGTTGCAGCAAGGGCACCTACATCCGGACCCTGGCGCATGACCTCGGAAAGCGGCTCGGCTCGGGTGCCTACCTGCTCGCCCTGAGACGGACCCGTATTGGGAATTACCGGGTAGAAGATGCGCGGACACCGGAGGCGATCGCAGCTCAATTTGCTGAATAGCAAATCATTAACCCCATTTTGAACACGACAAATTTTTATCGGCAAACCCTTTACAAGGGGGGTAGCACGATTGTATCTTTGCCGCCCTCTTGATTTTCAGAGGGTTTGTAAAAGTCTACTGCTCCAAAGATGAAGCTGAGTCAATTTAAGATTTCCGTGCCTGATAACCTGATCGCCACACATCCGGCAAAAAACAGGGAAGACGCACGGTTGATGGTGTTGGACCGGAAGACCGGGAAAATCGAGCACAAGAAATTCAAGGACATCCTGAATTATTTCGACGACGGGGATTGCATGATCGTGAACAACACGCGCGTGTTTCCGGCCCGTTTGTATGGTAATAAGGAAAAGACCGGAGCGAAGATCGAAGTCTTCCTGCTCCGCGAGCTCAACCGTGAAAGTCGTTTGTGGGATGTGCTGGTGGATCCGGCCCGGAAAATCCGGATCGGCAACAAGTTGTACTTCGGCGATGACGATCTGTTGGTCGCGGAAGTGATCGACAATACCACGTCGCGCGGACGCACCCTGCGTTTCCTGTTCGACGGCCCGTACGAGGAGTTCAAGAAGACGGTCTTGTCGCTCGGACAAACCCCGCTGCCGAAGTACATCAAGCGCAAGGCGGAGCCGGAAGATGCCGACCGTTACCAGACCGTGTTCGCACGGCACGAAGGAGCCGTTGCCGCTCCTACAGCCGGCCTGCACTTCAGCATGCCGCTGGTAAAGCGCCTTGAGCTGAAAGGCGTACACTTCGCCGAAATGACCTTACACGTCGGCCTGGGCACCTTCCGTCCGGTCGAGGTGGAAGACCTTACCAAGCACAAGATGGATTCGGAGCAGGTGATCGTTCCGAAAGACTGTTGCGATATCGTCAACAAGGCGAAGACGGCCAAGAAACGTATTTGCGCAGTCGGCACGACCGTGATGCGCGGCGTTGAGACCAGCGTATCCACGCAGGGCGAGTTGAAGCCCTTCGACGGATGGACGAACAAGTTCATTTTCCCTCCCTACGATTTCTCGATCGCCAACTGCATGATCACGAACTTCCACATGCCGGAATCCACCCTCTTGATGATGGTAGCGGCCTTTGGAGGTTATGAGCACATCATGCACGCCTACAAAGTGGCGGTGAAGGAGAAGTATCGGTTTTATAGTTATGGGGATGCGATGCTGATTATTTGAAGAAGGGACGAGGGACGAGACCGAGGGACGAGGACCTGCCTGCCGAAGCTTTAGCGAAGGCAGGGGAAGAAGGTGCGAGGAGCGAGACCGAGGAAGAAGGGACGAGGGACGAGGGACGAGGGACGAGAAATTGATATAACTCGAAACCGGTAACAAGAAACCGGTAACTTTCAACAACAAAAAAGCCCCGCTGTGCGGGGCTTTTTTGTTTGGGTGTTACTTGATTACGGGAAGATCCCGAGTGACTGGTAGGATACCCCGAGTTTATTGATGCCGCTGACGAATGCCGCGGTGCGGAGGTCGGAGATGCCGCTGGTGCGGTTCCGGATCTCGCGGATTTCGTTGTAGGCGAAGATCATCGTTTCTTCGAGGCCCGAGCGGACCAGGTCGATCTCGTCGGCGCCGCGGGTGAGCAGGCTACGTTCGCGTGCGTCGAGGTATTTACCGGTGATCTTTTCGATCGAACTGAGCATTTGCAGGTTCGTCATTTCCTGGAAGCGCTTTTCCATGCGACCGAAGCGGACGTGCGAAAGGTTTTTCAGCCATTCGAAGTACGAAACCGTCACGCCGCCGGCGTTGAGGTAAAGGTCGGGGATGATCATCACGCCACGCTGGGTCAGGATCTCTTCGGCTTCTTTGGTGACCGGGCCGTTGGCGCCTTCGGCAATCACCTTGGCCTTGATGCGGGGAGCGTTCTCAGCGGTGATCTGGTTTTCCAGCGCAGCGGGAACGAGCACGTCGCAATCAAGTTCAAGGGTCTGCATGGTGTTCTCGACATTCTTCGCACCGGGGAAGTTGAGGATGGAACCCGTCTCTTTACGGTGCTTGAATACCGCTTCGATGTCGAGGCCGTTCTCGTTGTAGATACCGCCTTCACGTTCGGCGATCGCGACCACGATGCCTCCGCCCTGGCTGATGAACTTAGCCGAGTAGAAGCCTACGTTGCCGAGACCCTGCACGATGACACGCTTACCTTCGATGCCGGTAGACAGTCCGAGCTTCTTCATGTCTTCCGGCCAGCTCATCGCTTCGCGGATTCCATAATAGACACCCTGTCCGGTAGCCTCCGTGCGTCCCTGGATACCGCCCTGTCCGAGCGGTTTTCCGGTCACACATCCCAGCGCGTTCAGGTCGTCGTAACGGAAGGTCGCATAGGTATCGGCGATCCAGGCCATTTCGCGGGGACCGCTGCCGTAATCGGGAGCCGGTACGTCGATGGCCGCGCCGATCATACTCTTCTTAATGAGTTCCGTGGTATAGCGGCGCGTGATGCGCTCCATTTGCCGGACATTCATTTGAGCAGGATTCACCTTGATGCCGCCCTTTGCTCCGCCGAACGGAACATCGACGACCGCGCACTTGAAAGTCATCAGGGTAGCCAGCGCTTTTACTTCGTCTTCATCGACGAACTCGCTGTAGCGGATACCACCTTTCGTCGGAGTCTTGTGGTGACTGTGTTGTACCCGGATGCCTTCGAAGACCTGGATCTTGCCATCGACTTCGATCGGGAAATAGAACTTGTAGGTACTGTTGCAGATCTTGATCTGGTGCAACAAGCCGGGCTCAAAACTGGTGAAAGCGGCGGCCTTGTCGAAGGTGGACAGCACGTCGTTGTAGAACTTGCTGCCGCCCGAATTCGCATTACTCATGATGATGATTTGTCGCGTTTGGAGGCGTAAAGGTAAAAAAGTGCCGGAAGCCCCAAGGTGATGAAACCGCTTTCCTGCGGTTGTTTTCCCGGTAAGGGAGGTGTACCTTGCAACGACCCATGGAATTTCTTGCCCGCCTGATCACCAGCGCTTTAGCCGTCATCGTGACCTCCTACCTCCTGCCCGGAGTACATGTTGACGGGGCCATTACAGCCATCATTGTGGCGGCCGTCCTCGCCTTTCTGAACGCGATCGTCAAGCCGATCCTGGTGCTGCTGACCATTCCGATCACGGTGGTCACCCTGGGACTTTTCCTGCTGGTCATCAACGCGCTGATGATCCTGGCCGCGCAAAAGATCGTACCGGGTTTTTCGGTCGACGGTTTCTGGATCGCCTTGTTGTTCTCGATCGTGTTGTCGGTCGTGAATGCCGTGTTCGAAGGCATCGCCGGCAGCTCGAAAAATTAAGCGTAGAATCTTACGGGATCAGTGGACTTTAATGTCCTTCACATTCAGTTGAATGGTAGTCTTGCCATTGAACGTGTTTTCTTCGATGGTATAACAAATGTCGAAGGGGATCCGGCGGGAGATGAACGGATAGAACTGTCCGAGCTGGAAGGCGATGCCATCCATACCGAAACGGGTCGTTTCGTCCTCCGCCAGGTTCAATTTCAAATGGTTGTTACCGACGATGCGTGAGAGGCCGGTATCGCGCACATTTTCCGTCCGGAATACCGGATTCATATTACCGGGACCAAAGGGTGCAAACTGCTTGAGGACATTAAAAAATGAAGACGTGATGTCGGTCAGGCGCAGGTCGGCATCGATCTCGATCTCCTGTACCAGCATGTGGTCCTGGATCGTGGCTGCGACGACCTCTTCGAATCGTTCGGAGAATTTTTCGAGGTTCTCCTTACGCAAGGTGAGACCAGCCGCGTACATGTGGCCGCCGAACTGTTCGAGCAAGTCGGAGCAGGATTCGATGGCATTGTAGATATCGAAATCCTTGACGGAACGGGCGGAGCCGGTGATGATATCGTCGCCGGACTGGGTCAGGACGATCGTGGGGCGGTAGAATTTTTCCGTCAGGCGAGAAGCAACGATACCGATGACGCCTTTGTGCCAGTCGGGGCGAAAGAGCAGGGTCGCCTTCCGCTTGGCGAATTGGGCATCGCCTTCGATGATCTCCATCGCTTCCTGGGTGATCTTGACGTCGAGGTTTTTCCGCTCCGTATTGTGATCGTTGACCGTGATGCTGTTGGCCAGGGCGTCGGCGGAGTTGTCGGAGATCAGCAGGTTAACGGCGTGGCGCGCATCGTGGATACGACCGGCGGCATTGATGCGTGGCCCGATGATGAACACCAGGTCGCTGACCGTGAGATTATACCGTTGAACAACCGTTCCGTCCTTTTCCGCGAAGGGCTGCCGGGTGAGGTTATTCAATTTCAGGATGGCCTCAATGCCGTGGCGCGGGTGTTCGTTCAGCCGCTTCAATCCCCAGTAGCACAAGACCCGGTTTTCTCCAACGATAGGGACGATGTCGGCGGCGGTGCTGACGGCAACGAGATCGAGGTAGCGTTCCAATTGTTCGAAAGGAATCTGGTGGCGCTGGGCATAGCCGCACACCAACTTGAAACCGATCCCGCAACCCGACAGTTCGTTGAAGGGATAGGTATCGTCTGAGCGTTTGGGGTCGAGCACCGCGACCGCAGCGGGAAGTTGTTCGCCCGGACGGTGGTGATCGCAGATAATGAAATCGACACCGTTCTGTTTTGCGTAATCGACCTTGTCGTTCGACTTGATACCGCAGTCGAGGGCGACGATCAGGGAGAAGCCATTTGCAATAGCAAAGTCGATTCCCTGGGTAGAAACACCGTACCCTTCCTTGTAGCGGTCGGGCAAATAGAAATCAATGTTCGGATAAAACGAATGGAAGAACGAATACACCAGGGCGACCGCCGTAGTACCATCGACATCATAATCGCCGTAGACGAGGATCTTCTCATTATTCTGAACAGCGCGCGTCAGGCGGTCGATGGCAAGGTCCATGTCCTTCATCAGGAACGGATCATGCAGATCGGATAAGGCGGGACGGAAGAACGCGTGGGCTTCTTCGTAGGTGGTGATACCGCGTTGTACGAGCAGGGAAGCGAGCGTCGGGGTGATCCGGAGGGCTTGTGCCAACGCGGCGACAACCCCTTCTTCGCTTGAAGGTTTCGCTGCCCATCGTTTCTCCCGGATATCCAACGTGATCATTGTTTCGCTTAAGGCGTGCAAATTACGGATTAAACCCCCGTTTGCGCACATCATTTAAGCGGGTTATTATCAGATTCTGTGAATGAAAATGAAGTGAAGCATTCATTCCGGCGGTTACGAAATCCTACTAACCGAACGGTCAACGGGTGAATTTCCGTGATTATTATTCTTTTCGACTGATAAATTCAATTCCCCAGGGACCCTGACAGGTAAGCTGGATGACGGCTCCATCCTTACCGCTGTACACATAGTGGTGCAAACCGGCGGGGTTGACATAGAAACAACCGGCGGTAAATTCCCGTGCGGAGGAGGCGTCCAAGGAATCGCCGACACCCACGAATACATGGCCCGATAAGACGGTTACCCGTTCATCTGTGGGATGCGTATGCGGTGCGAGGGAATAATTCGGAGGAAGACGAAGACGCATGGTAAAGATCCCGTCCGACTTCGGGTCGCCTTCCAGCAATTCTGCTTCCGCTCCGGCCGGCAGCGGGGGTTTTACCGGCGTCCAGTGTTCCGGTTGCTGACAATGACGAAGCGGAGCAGTGGTTTGAGCGCGGGCTGAAAGGAAGTATATCGAGAAAGCCGCGAGTAAGATTATCCGTCGTAACATGTATTTGGGGCTGGGTCCCAACAAGGTAAGGAGATTCGGATTGTGAGGGTGTACATGAGCTGTATCCATAAAAAAAGGGGCCGAAGCCCCTTTGACACTTTTGTAGATTCTATTATTCGAAAGCGTTGATGCCCGTCACGTCATAACCGGTGATGAGCAAGTGGATGTCGTGTGTTCCCTCGTAGGTGATCACGGATTCGAGGTTCATCATGTGGCGCATGATCGGGTATTCGCCGGTGATACCCATACCGCCATGGATCTGACGGGCTTCCCGTGCGATCTGTAGCGCCATGTTGACGTTGTTCCGTTTGGCCATGGAGATCTGCTGGGGTTTCGCGCGGTTCTCATTCTTGAGCACGCCGAGTCGCCAGCAAAGGAGTTGCGCCTTGGTGATCTCGGTGATCATCTCGGCAAGTTTCTTCTGTGTCAGCTGGAAACCGCCGATCGGCCTGCCGAACTGGATGCGTTCTTTCGAGTAGCGCAGCGCGGAATCATAGCAGTCGAGCGCCGCGCCGATCGCGCCCCAGGCGATGCCGTAGCGGGCGGAGTTGAGGCAGCCGAGCGGACCTTTCAGGCCTTTGACATTCGGCAGGAGGTTTTCCTTGGGCACCTTTACGTTATCGAAGACCAGTTCGCCGGTGGCGCTTGCGCGCAGCGACCATTTACCGTGCGTTTCGGGAGTGGAGAACCCGGCCATGCCGCGCTCGACGATCAGTCCGCGTATGACACCCTCTTCATCCTTCGCCCACACGACCGCGATATCCGCGAAGGGCGCGTTGCTGATCCACATTTTCGCTCCGTTGAGGAGATAGTGATCGCCCTTGTCCTTGATGTTGGTGATCATGCCGGCAGGGTTGGAGCCGTGGTCCGGTTCCGTCAGACCGAAGCAACCCACCATCTCACCGGTCGCCAGTTTGGGGAGGTACTTGCGCTTCTGCTCTTCGCTGCCGTAAGTGAAGATCGGGTACATGACGAGGGAGCTTTGCACCGACGCGGTCGAACGCAGACCGGAATCGCCGCGCTCCAGTTCCATCATGATGAGTCCGTACGCGATCTGGTCCATGCCGCCGCCGCCGTATTCGGTTGGTATATATGGACCGAAGGCACCGATCTCTCCGAGGCCTTTGATCCATTGCCGGGGGAATTCCGCGCGTTGACAATAGTCTTCGACGATCGGCGAAACCTCCTTTTTCACCCATTCGCGAACAGAATCGCGTACGAGTTTGTGTTCTTCACTCAGGAGTTCATCGACTTGGTAATAATCGTGGTACTGAAAACGGTCTTTGGCCATGATTGACAGGGTGATCTTTGAATACGTCCTGCTTCGGACGGGGCTGCGAATTTACGGAGTTCCGTGGGAGAAACCCCTTGAATGGCTGGAACAGTCAAATTTGTTTCTTTGTTGCGATGCCACTGCCCCGACTCTTGTCCGGTAAAGTCAATTTGTTGAAATACATGTTCTTATGTATAGCTGGTGGATTGATTTTTTTAGCCGGCGTACGACCTGGCTGGCAACGCATGCAAAGTGACTTTCCGAATTATTGGCTTGGCTCACGACTTCTGGTGGAGCAACATGCTTGCGACAGCCTTTATCACAATGATTGGTTTCAGGAGTCCTTGCGGAAACATGGCTTTACAGAGCAAGGCAAGTTTTCTCCGTTTCCTCCGCCGACCACCTATTTGTTTTTGCCGTTGACTCCGCTCCCACCCCTTGTGGCCAAACGCGTGTGGATGGTCATCAGTCTGCTTCTGGTAGCTTGGATCATTTGGCTCTTTGGAAGGATTTCCGGGATGAATGGGCGGGATGCCACCGCCTGGGTGTTGGCAACGGGCCTGGCACTGATCAACAACCTTTACCTCGGACAAGTGTATCTCCTGATGGTAGCCTTCATGCTGTATGGGTGGATTCAATTCCGGAAAGGGAAAACGATCGAACCGGGCATATGCTTCGGCATTGTCGCCGCGATCAAGTATTTCCCGCTCGTCATGTTACCTGAATGGCTGCTGAAGCGACGTTGGAAACTCATCCTGACATTCGCACTTACCATCACCACGCTGGGTTTGGTTTCGCTTTACAGTCCGGGTGTACCAGCCTGTCGGGACTTCCTGAACCGGGTCGTCTTCGCGCATCTGGACGGACGACTGGAAGGGCAATCACCCTTCGCGACTGCTTTCCAATCCTGGAACGCGCTTTCCCATCGTTTATTCCTGTTCGATGCTGCAGAAAACCCACAACCCTGGTTCCACGCGCCAATGTTGTTGCAACTGGTCCGACATGGAATTCCGGCATTGCTATTATTCTTCGGGATTGTTCACGCAAGGCGATTGATTCTGCGAAATGCCAGCGGAGCAGGTGTGGCGATCCTTTGCCTGAGTATGTTGGTTGCTTCACCTGCGTCGGCGTCTTACCATCTCCTGCTTTTACTCTTTCCAATGGCTTTGCTCCTGGAAGATGAAACCGGCAGATCCCGGATGAGTCCTGCTTCCACCCGACTTTCATTTCTCCTCCTGATGGGAATCGGTTGGGCGCCGCTTTTCATTGGAAAATTCTTAGCGCCCGCTACCTGGCCGATACCGTTTCAATTCTATCGATTGTGGTTGATGCTGGTCATCTGGCTGGTCGCCATGCGACTGACAAGTCATCGCTTCCAGGTCAATCCTGACCGTTTCATCCTCTGATTTTACCCGTTCGTCATGATTTTGTGTGGGAATCGTCATGGGCGTGCATAATTCGCAGGCTGGCAACAATTCCCTTGCGGGAAGATTAGTAGCTTTGAAACATTCACCTTAACACTTGTGACCCCTCCTCTGACCACCACGCTTACGGCGCCGGAAGTACAAGTTGTCGCCCAACCCGAACCTAAGCGGGCGGTGGTCAACGCCGTTCTGCGGTGCCTCCTTTACTTCGATATTTTTCATCACCCGCTGGACGCGAAGGAGATTCAGGAGTGCCTCTCCGTTCCATGCGATACCGGCGCTTTGGAAGAGACCTTGTCGTATTTATTGGAACAGGGAATGATCCACCATACGGATGGTTATTTTCGGATCAACCAGGACGCTTCGATCAATTACCGGCGTAAGTCGGGTATGAAACGCAGCACGGCTTCGTTGCAAACGGCGATGCGCTATTCACGCCTGATTGCCGCGTTTCCCTTTGTTCGCGGGATCAGTCTTTCCGGCTCGCTCTCCAAGGGCTACATGGATGAGCAAAGTGATATCGATTATTTCATCATCACCGCTCCCGGTCGGCTTTGGTTATGCCGCACACTGCTGGTCATTTTCAAGAAGATCTTCCTGTTGAATTCCAAGAAGAATTTCTGCATCAATTATTTCGTCTCCGAGGACGCCTTATCCGTCCCCGACCACAACGCCTTTACGGCAACCGAGATCGCCTTCGTTATTCCCACTTATAACTACACCCTGTACCGTAAGTTCCTTCATGCGAACGACTGGTACCGCCACCACTATCCGAATTTCCCGCAACGTGACCAGCGTTACATCGTGCAGGAACGTTCGCCCCGCATTAAACGATCCGTCGAATTCCTCCTGAGTGGTCAACCCGGCACCTGGCTGGACCGGTGGTGTTTTGTCAAGACGCTTGGTTTCTGGAAACGAAAATTCCGGCATTTCGATCCGGGAACGTTCGACCGACGACTACGAAGCCGCCGCAACGTGTCCAAGCATAATCCGTTGGGTTATCAGGACCGGGTCCTCCGTCTGCTCGACGAACGCTTACGTTCATTCGAGCAACGGTTCGAACTGGCGCCCTTCTCGCTATGAAAAGGCTGCTGTTCACGCACAGTTACTTTTTACGCTTCGACCCCAAACAGTGGAAAGCGCAGCAAGCCTTTCCGCCGCTGGGCACCCTCTATGCTGCCGGTGTTGCGCGCGAATCGGGCCATGTCGTATCCCTGTTTGATTCGCAGTTTGAACGATCACCGGAATCGTTGCTCCCGCGACTGGAGCGTGAGCGTCCGGAGGTACTGGTCGTATGGGACGACGGCTTCAACTACCTGACCAAAATGTGCCTCACCAACATGCGCGAGGCCGCGTTGCACATGATCCGTTCGGCCTCGGAACGTGGTATCACGGTGCTGGTATCGTCCAGCGATGCCAGTGATCATCCGGAGTTGTACCTAACTGCCGGAGCAAAATATGTACTGGCCGGAGAAGGCGAACAGACCTTGAAGGAATTGTTGGATCAAGGCATACCCCCGTTTGCCCCGGAGATTCCCGG
This DNA window, taken from Bacteroidota bacterium, encodes the following:
- a CDS encoding acyl-CoA dehydrogenase family protein produces the protein MAKDRFQYHDYYQVDELLSEEHKLVRDSVREWVKKEVSPIVEDYCQRAEFPRQWIKGLGEIGAFGPYIPTEYGGGGMDQIAYGLIMMELERGDSGLRSTASVQSSLVMYPIFTYGSEEQKRKYLPKLATGEMVGCFGLTEPDHGSNPAGMITNIKDKGDHYLLNGAKMWISNAPFADIAVVWAKDEEGVIRGLIVERGMAGFSTPETHGKWSLRASATGELVFDNVKVPKENLLPNVKGLKGPLGCLNSARYGIAWGAIGAALDCYDSALRYSKERIQFGRPIGGFQLTQKKLAEMITEITKAQLLCWRLGVLKNENRAKPQQISMAKRNNVNMALQIAREARQIHGGMGITGEYPIMRHMMNLESVITYEGTHDIHLLITGYDVTGINAFE
- a CDS encoding DUF2029 domain-containing protein, which encodes MPLPRLLSGKVNLLKYMFLCIAGGLIFLAGVRPGWQRMQSDFPNYWLGSRLLVEQHACDSLYHNDWFQESLRKHGFTEQGKFSPFPPPTTYLFLPLTPLPPLVAKRVWMVISLLLVAWIIWLFGRISGMNGRDATAWVLATGLALINNLYLGQVYLLMVAFMLYGWIQFRKGKTIEPGICFGIVAAIKYFPLVMLPEWLLKRRWKLILTFALTITTLGLVSLYSPGVPACRDFLNRVVFAHLDGRLEGQSPFATAFQSWNALSHRLFLFDAAENPQPWFHAPMLLQLVRHGIPALLLFFGIVHARRLILRNASGAGVAILCLSMLVASPASASYHLLLLLFPMALLLEDETGRSRMSPASTRLSFLLLMGIGWAPLFIGKFLAPATWPIPFQFYRLWLMLVIWLVAMRLTSHRFQVNPDRFIL